The following nucleotide sequence is from Bactrocera oleae isolate idBacOlea1 chromosome 2, idBacOlea1, whole genome shotgun sequence.
tcaaaaagtatttaacaaaatttatttttaataataaaaactaggACCGGATCTATATCGATATTGGTTTTTATTCTACGATatcgataaatatttattgttatcgCGACTCATCAGGTATTTGTTGACTGTGTAGAAGATGTTTCTTAAACCATATAAATTACGGAGTAATGCTCCATTAAAAGGTTCTGAATCAAAACGTTTGCGTCAACGAGTGGAAAAGGCATTTCCGGATTCAACGACCGAACAACTCAGTTTAGTGATACCAGCAAAGAGCGCCGTAACGCAGCTGAAATTGACAACGCATGGCGGCACGCAAACGAACGTTTTCTGTGTGGATAAGTTGCCCATGTTCTTCGAACTTGAGTCAGGCGAATTGGCACCGACCTTGTACGCTTTATGGCTCGTGCCGTCCTTGCTTCCTTACTTTACAACACACCGTGAAGTTTTGCCGAAACTTTCAAATGGCGCAGAACTAATGTTGCCTGGTGTAGTGCCCAAAGGTACTGGTATGAATATGTATGGGCGATATCGACAGGGACAATTAATGGCAGTCAATTTGGTTTCCAATGAGTCTGCTGTAGCAGTAGGTTATTTACCCAGATCTTCAGATGATTTGTATATGTGCGGTCGTCAAGGTGTAGCAGTGAAGATGCTGCATATATTTGGTGATAAATTGTTCGGACATGAACCCACATTAATACAACAAGTACCATTAAAAAAGGCGGCGACACTAACAAAAGACGATTTTCCAGAACTAGGTGCTAAGCAGGACAAAAAGAAAAAGGAAGGAAATGATAAGTTGTCGTTGGCGGATATTGTAGCGGCCGCTCAAATGCCTGACACACCTAATCGAGATGCAACACTTCCCGAAGtagaaaaattggaaatttcCAGTAGTGTAATAGACACGGAGACTAATCAGAATATATCCACAGAAAAAAATGGAATCGATGGAGTTGTGGATTCTGAAGCAGAAACAACGCCAgaaattttgctgaaaaatgCTTTCTTGGCCGCACTGAAAAATAATGGCAAAAATCTTCAATTGCCACTCTTGACCAGTAATTTCTACCGTTTATATGTTGTGCCGGAGGCTTCTCAACCTATTGACTTGAAGAAAACCAAATACAAAAAACTTTCGAATTTTCTTAACGAAATGATCGATCAAGGTTTTATTGTTGTACGCGAAGAATCTAAAGGTGTGGATAAAATTACATCCATAGACCTTGAACATCCGGAAGTGGTTAATTTTATAACCGATTTCAAACCTCCGAAACAAGCAGCAGATGGTGAACTACAAGATCAGCCACTATTTCATTCAGAATTGACAGAAACGTGTACTGTTTCGGATGAAACAGCGCCTTTCTTTGCTAAAATGAATTTTAAGCGCGGGGAAGGTATACCACCCGCACAAATCAAAAAGGTTATACGTGAATATATAAGCAAACATAATCTGCCAAAAGCTGATGCAACAGGCGATACTATACAGTTAGACGCAAcgcttgaaaaaatatgtaacagCAAATCTGCAACGGTCATTCAAATTTGCAGTGCCATCACTAGCAAAATGGATTACGGCTACCAAATGTGTGAGCTCAAGAATGTAGCATCCAAAAAGCCCCTCATAACAATGTCACTTGCAACTCGTTCTAGAAATAAGAAGGTTACGCTGATCAGCAACGTCGAGTGCTACGGCATTATCGTGCCAGAGTTTATTAAACTGTGTAAGCAAGGCGCGGCGGCCAGTACTACAGTTGTCAAATTCCCACATCAAAAGTGCGAACAACTGCAGATTCAAGGTAATCAGGTGCGCTTTGTTTACAACTTGTTGACCGAAACATACAAAGTCTCACCAAAATGTATATTAGGATTAGAACTGGCTAAATATGATAAGaaacacaagaaaaaataaatcaaaagcaCAAATTTGATTAAACGCTTAACTATAAATAACGTTGTTCAACCAGTTGAATTGtaactaaataaacaaaaatctaaACCGAACATttattagtttaaattttaatagtaaaaatatttttgatcatTATGAAACACAATAGCTAATgattaacaataatttattaaagtttcataaatttaaatatcaattttccacaacaacaataatatttgcATTCTTACGGAACTTCTATTTTTAATAGCCGTTGTATTGCCTTGTGCAATAATCGATGCTCGTATTTTTTGTAATCCCAACGGATTAATGtcttacatatgtttatattaattGGTTTAATATGCTTTACTTGGCTTTGCCTTGAGCTGCAACAGCCTCAATTGCTTTTCGTACGGTTTCTTCGTCACCAAGGAATTTCATGGAAACAACGGGTTTAAAGTTTTCATCCAATTCGTAAACGAATGGAATGCCAGTTGGcaaatttaatgccataatCTCATCCTCAGAAAGATCTACAAGAAAATGTCTAAATAAGTTTAAACCCTTCAACTTTTCATGTTAAATAACTTACTATCCAAATGCTTAACAATACCGCGCAGACTGTTACCATGAGCAGCGATTATAATTTGCTTGCCTTCTTTCAATTGTGGGATGATAACGTCATTCCAGTAAGGCAGTGTACGTTGAATAGTTAATTTAAGTGACTCGAATTTGGGGAATTCTTCTTGAGATGGGCCATTAGCATAACGAGGATCCTTAACAATGACATCATAGTATGGGTGATCGGGTTCCATTGGTGGTGGTGGAGTATCAAAGCTGCGGCGCCAGATTTTGACCTGCTCCTCACCGTACTTTGCGGCAGTTTCAGCCTTGTTCAAGCCAGTTAGTCCACCGTAGTGACGTTCATTTAAACGCCATGACTTGTTAACCGGAATGCCCGCTTGACCGCTTTCTTTCAGAATAGTTTCCAAAGTGATAATTGCACGATTTAAAACCGATGTGTGTGCAACATCAAATTTCAAGCCAGCATCTTTTACAGCTTTTCCGGCAGCTTGCGCTTCAGCTTTTCCCTTATCACTTAAAGCTGAATCAAACCAGCCGCAGAATTGATTCTTTTGGTTCCACTCAGATTCACCATGTCGAACCATAACAATTCTGTATTTTccagacatttttatttaaaatatactacGTTCAAATCTGTCTAACGAGCTTGATGAGTACGGCTTTAGATAACACCAATGGATAAGAATACCCGAaaggaaaattttatttgaccTATAAATGACAGCCACAAGGTCATTCGTAGAAACTGACAGTAAAAAGCCGATATTCAGCTATTCAGCATGTGGGAATTTGAAGGGTTGCTATTTgactaaatgaaaatttaataaaacacatTTACCAGTAACATGTGTTAATAATGGAAAAGATCATTGTTAATACGAATCTAGAATGGAATAAGGTTTCAATTTCACTTttcatgtataatattttattttatttaaatttggacatgctttacaatttttttaagttagaaAATTAGATGAGGTTTGCACCGCGACTTAAAGTAtattttgccattttttccAGTTAAtccgttttactttttttcatatgtacaaatgtaagttTCAATGCGTTGAATCTATTTGGCCTTTCCTTGCGCAGCAACAGCCTCCATTGCTTTTCGGACTGTTTCTTCGTCGCCTAAAAATTTCATGGACACAACTGGCTGCAGGCATTCATTCAATTCGTAAATAAACGGTATACCAGTGGGTAAATTTAGAGCCATTATCTGATCTTCAGATAGATCTATTtacatgtattattattaattgttcAATTTACGATATAGCAAATACTTACTGTCTAAATGCTTTACAATGCCTCTCAGACTATTTCCATGTGCCGAAATAATTATCAATTTCCCTGCTTTTATTTGCGGTACTATTGTTTCATTCCAATAGGGTAGAGTGCGCTCTATTGTAAGTTTCAGTGATTCAAACATGGGAAATTCCTCTTTTTTAGGGCCATCTTTATAACGTTCATCGTTAACAATATTATCGTAATACGGATGGTCCTTTTCCATTGGTGGAGGTGGCGTAGCAAAACTTCTGCGCCATATTTGTACTTGCTTTTCTCCATATTTTGCAGCTGTTTCGGCTTTATTTAATCCAATCAGGTTACCATAATGTCGTTCATTTAAACGCCATGTTTTACAAATGGGAATATCCGTTTGGccaatttcttttaatattatgtCTAGTGTGATTATAGCCCTACAAAGCAGGGATGTGTGAGCAATATCAAATTTATAGCCTGCCTCCTTTAAAGCTCTCGCTGCTGCCTTTGCCTCGGTTAATCCCTTTTCACTAAGCGCACTGTCATACCAACCACAGAACTGATTGCTTTTATTCCATTCTGATTCGCCATGACGAACCATCACAATTTTATACTTTCCACACTTTTTACTAGGTTCATGTGATTGACGCACATTTGTTGGCATCTGTGTGGGATAAGCACGATTCCATGGCTTATAGGCATAGGAAAATCCAACGGCAGTGCTAAATTGCCTGGTCAAAATTATTCCTAATTTACTAAAAACGTTAGGGTGCCGCGATGCCATATTGCAAAACTAATGCCAAATTAATTCAGCAGATCAGCTGATTTGTAGTAAGCAATTTTGTGGTTGCAAGATCTAGTTTATTTATAAGTCAAAATAAATCCGAAgccaaaaattataatgttgaaatttcatattatctaaatttttgtaattttcaaaataatttaaacagtATAGACTACTTCTGACAATGTTTATTAACTAGAAATTGACAAATTCGACagttcgtatatacatacatatgtagggcTTGACAACACTTCGTTGACATTCTTCTGTTTTTAGTTTTGTAAACAAAGAGGAAAACTGAAACCAGTTTGGTGAACCATTGGTGAACAAAGGACTATGCAATGGAATCTTCAATAAGTGCGCTAGCGGAAAGTAATTGGAAAAGGGTTGGAGGCTGTGAACTATCACAAACCCTACAAACTAGAATAACCCATGAGGACATTTTCATAAGGTAAACAATTGTATTACTGTTTTTGAATACTTTTACGTGATGATATTTTATAGACCTTCTTTGgatcaaattataaaaaatgagaATGCAGTTCTCCTTAAAAAAGGAGAATACAAGGATGCATGTGATCTCCTAGTTCGTTTGAAACgacttttttacaaaattgacTCCTTATCCTTAGTATGTACAGCTCCAAAACTCGAACTCTTTTTGGGACCACTTAAGGAATATGCAGAGACTTTGTACGGTGAAATTGCAGACGATGAGGATGATAATGATGGCGGTGAAGTGTTCTCATATCGCTATGATATTGAGGTGCAGAAATCAGGCATTACTGAGTTACTACTTAAGGTAAAAAGTGATTCCTAATGATAaaccattattttattatgattttattaTACCCACCTAGTTGCTGACACCGACTGATGATATCTGcatatttggtattttaatacaaatggcACCCAACCCCAATGGCATAACGACGGGAATAGAAATCAATATGGAAAATGTTCAAAAGATGCTAAACACGGGGCAGAAAATATCACCAAATGCTGAGAAATGCATGTTATTTATGCAAAAAGCCAAACAAATGCAGGGCATGGGAAATGTCCAATCTTCCACAACACTTTTAGAACAAATGAAGCAGGCGCTGGCTAACCGCGAAGCACCTTCATTGGAGCTCGAAGCTACATTAAAGACTCACATAGACAATAAGTTTGAACAATTAGAACGTAAGATTACTACACATTTAAATATGGTGCTGtcagaacaaaacaaaaaacttgataaaattttgcaaattatgGAAAGCGGAAAACTTAATTAAccttatacaaaatataataattttaataaagtgacaAATGTATGTGTTTTGTGAGCATCGTAAT
It contains:
- the LOC106618787 gene encoding uncharacterized protein → MESSISALAESNWKRVGGCELSQTLQTRITHEDIFIRPSLDQIIKNENAVLLKKGEYKDACDLLVRLKRLFYKIDSLSLVCTAPKLELFLGPLKEYAETLYGEIADDEDDNDGGEVFSYRYDIEVQKSGITELLLKLLTPTDDICIFGILIQMAPNPNGITTGIEINMENVQKMLNTGQKISPNAEKCMLFMQKAKQMQGMGNVQSSTTLLEQMKQALANREAPSLELEATLKTHIDNKFEQLERKITTHLNMVLSEQNKKLDKILQIMESGKLN
- the LOC106618786 gene encoding phosphoglycerate mutase 2, with protein sequence MASRHPNVFSKLGIILTRQFSTAVGFSYAYKPWNRAYPTQMPTNVRQSHEPSKKCGKYKIVMVRHGESEWNKSNQFCGWYDSALSEKGLTEAKAAARALKEAGYKFDIAHTSLLCRAIITLDIILKEIGQTDIPICKTWRLNERHYGNLIGLNKAETAAKYGEKQVQIWRRSFATPPPPMEKDHPYYDNIVNDERYKDGPKKEEFPMFESLKLTIERTLPYWNETIVPQIKAGKLIIISAHGNSLRGIVKHLDNLSEDQIMALNLPTGIPFIYELNECLQPVVSMKFLGDEETVRKAMEAVAAQGKAK
- the Pglym78 gene encoding phosphoglycerate mutase 2, producing the protein MSGKYRIVMVRHGESEWNQKNQFCGWFDSALSDKGKAEAQAAGKAVKDAGLKFDVAHTSVLNRAIITLETILKESGQAGIPVNKSWRLNERHYGGLTGLNKAETAAKYGEEQVKIWRRSFDTPPPPMEPDHPYYDVIVKDPRYANGPSQEEFPKFESLKLTIQRTLPYWNDVIIPQLKEGKQIIIAAHGNSLRGIVKHLDNLSEDEIMALNLPTGIPFVYELDENFKPVVSMKFLGDEETVRKAIEAVAAQGKAK
- the eIF2D gene encoding eukaryotic translation initiation factor 2D → MFLKPYKLRSNAPLKGSESKRLRQRVEKAFPDSTTEQLSLVIPAKSAVTQLKLTTHGGTQTNVFCVDKLPMFFELESGELAPTLYALWLVPSLLPYFTTHREVLPKLSNGAELMLPGVVPKGTGMNMYGRYRQGQLMAVNLVSNESAVAVGYLPRSSDDLYMCGRQGVAVKMLHIFGDKLFGHEPTLIQQVPLKKAATLTKDDFPELGAKQDKKKKEGNDKLSLADIVAAAQMPDTPNRDATLPEVEKLEISSSVIDTETNQNISTEKNGIDGVVDSEAETTPEILLKNAFLAALKNNGKNLQLPLLTSNFYRLYVVPEASQPIDLKKTKYKKLSNFLNEMIDQGFIVVREESKGVDKITSIDLEHPEVVNFITDFKPPKQAADGELQDQPLFHSELTETCTVSDETAPFFAKMNFKRGEGIPPAQIKKVIREYISKHNLPKADATGDTIQLDATLEKICNSKSATVIQICSAITSKMDYGYQMCELKNVASKKPLITMSLATRSRNKKVTLISNVECYGIIVPEFIKLCKQGAAASTTVVKFPHQKCEQLQIQGNQVRFVYNLLTETYKVSPKCILGLELAKYDKKHKKK